One Fusarium falciforme chromosome 12, complete sequence DNA window includes the following coding sequences:
- a CDS encoding Aldo-ket-red domain-containing protein, with protein MAKRSISDTLALNNSLKIPQLGFGVYRSPTDVCIQSCLTALECGYRHIDTAQYYGNEKEVGLAVKKSGLDRKDIYLTTKILSPGGSVDKSYAQCVESVKLLDPDTGYVDLFLVHSPNGGAAARKEMWQALERLYKEGKAKSIGVSNFGIKHIEELKEYAEVWPPHANQIELHPWMQQKEIVEYCEKNGIVVEAYCPLVRNTKADDKTLVGIAEKHGVTPSQVLIRFCLEKKWIPLPKSDNPGRIKANADVFGFDLDDEDMGALNGLDQGRTGAIVQPVDN; from the exons ATGGCGAAACGATCAATTTCCGATACCCTTGCGCTGAATAACTCCCTCAAGATTCCACAGCTTGGGTTCGGTGTCTACAGATCCCCAACCGATGTGTGCATCCAATCATGCCTGACTGCATTGGAATGTGGCTATCGCCACATCGACACGGCACAGTACTACGGTAACGAGAAAGAGGTTGGCCTAGCTGTCAAGAAATCAGGTCTTGACCGCAAAGACATTTATCTCACCACCAAGATTCTCTCCCCTGGCGGCTCTGTCGACAAGAGCTACGCGCAGTGCGTGGAGAGCGTCAAGTTGCTCGATCCAGATACGGGCTACGTGGACCTGTTTCTGGTTCACAGCCCCAATGGTGGCGCAGCTGCGAGAAAGGAGATGTGGCAGGCTCTTGAGAGGCTTTACAAAGAGGGAAAGGCCAAGAGCATTGGTGTGAGCAATTTTGGCATCAAGCACattgaggagctcaaggaatACGCTGAAGTGTGGCCACCTCATGCGAACCAGATCGAG CTACACCCTTGGATGCAGCAGAAAGAGATTGTCGAGTATTGCGAAAAGAACGGAATTGTTGTCGAGGCATACTGCCCTCTCGTGCGAAACACCAAGGCCGACGACAAGACCCTCGTGGGCATTGCCGAGAAGCACGGCGTCACCCCAAGTCAGGTTCTGATCCGATTCTGTCTTGAGAAGAAATGGATTCCCTTGCCCAAGAGTGACAACCCCGGACGCATCAAGGCGAATGCGGACGTGTTTGGTtttgatcttgatgatgaggatatgGGTGCTTTGAATGGGCTTGATCAGGGACGTACAGGTGCTATTGTTCAGCCTGTGGATAACTAG
- a CDS encoding MFS domain-containing protein, which translates to MNPTTSKDDAVDHQLEHHDDDNPKAQLHSLEEAQAASAAEHSTTLRQALRENWKAVLWSAVISLTIVMEGYDQSLMSNFFGYPTFQRKFGSYYPEQDTWQLTGAWQAGLQNGTNSCVVIGGFINGWASARYGYKRVLQISLALMTGFIFISFFAVRIEMLLVGQMLCGLTWGVYATSGPAYASEVAPLALRGHLTVYVNLCWAMGQFLSAGVLKGMLAYTSEWSWRVPIAIQWMWPLPIIIAVTLAPESPWWLTKRGRYEDAEMSLMRLSNRSRLDCRATVSQMRHTIQLESDIQSDSSYLDCFRGANLRRTEICMIVFAGQQLSGAVFAYTPTYFFIQAGISTDNAFKIAIGSTAMAFLGTCVSWIWLSYFGRRVLYTLGITLTSCCLIIVGICSAASSTSGAQWAQVSFVLVWKLAYSMTVGPICYAIISETSAVRLRPQTVVIARNTYAMAQIVANVLNPYMLNPIEWNWKGKAGFFWAGTSAITAIWSYFRLPETKGRTYEELDILFEKRVNARKFKETSVDAYGLEH; encoded by the exons ATGAATCCAACCACTAGTAAAGATGATGCTGTCGACCACCAGCTCGAGCATCATGACGATGACAACCCCAAGGCTCAGCTGCACTCGCTGGAGGAGGCTCAGGCTGCGTCAGCTGCGGAGCATTCCACCACGCTGCGGCAAGCTCTGCGAGAGAACTGGAAAGCAGTCCTGTGGTCTGCCGTGATCTCGTTGACCATTGTCATGGAGGGTTATGACCAGAG TCTCATGTCAAATTTCTTTGGCTACCCAACCTTTCAGCGCAAGTTCGGATCATAT TATCCAGAGCAAGATACTTGGCAACTCACTGGAGCTTGGCAAGCCGGTCTTCAAAACGGTACCAACTCTTGTGTGGTGATCGGAGGCTTCATCAATGGATGGGCATCTGCTCGCTACGGCTACAAGAGGGTCCTTCAGATCTCGCTTGCTCTGATGACAGGCTTCATTTTCATCTCTTTCTTCGCTGTCCGCATCGAAATGCTCCTCGTCGGCCAAATGCTTTGCGGCCTTACTTGGGGTGTCTACGCGACCAGTGGGCCGGCCTATGCTTCCGAGGTGGCTCCCCTTGCTCTGCGAGGTCATCTGACAGTCTACGTCAACCTCTGCTGGGCCATGGGCCAGTTCCTTTCAGCTGGTGTTCTCAAGGGCATGCTTGCATATACATCAGAGTGGTCGTGGCGCGTTCCCATTGCCATTCAGTGGATGTGGCCTCTTCCCATTATCATTGCTGTCACGTTGGCTCCTGAGTCTCCTTGGTGGCTCACTAAGCGAGGCCGGTACGAAGATGCCGAAATGTCTCTAATGCGGCTCTCTAACCGATCTCGTCTTGACTGTCGAGCTACTGTATCTCAGATGCGCCACACGATTCAGCTCGAGTCCGATATTCAATCTGACTCGAGCTATCTCGACTGCTTCCGAGGCGCGAATTTGCGACGGACGGAGATCTGCATGATTGTCTTTGCCGGCCAGCAACTCTCAGGTGCTGTGTTTGCGTATACGCCAACCTACTTCTTCATCCAGGCCGGTATTAGCACCGACAACGCATTCAAGATTGCCATTGGCAGCACAGCAATGGCTTTCCTTGGAACTTGTGTCTCATGGATCTGGCTCTCTTACTTTGGCCGACGAGTGTTGTATACACTGGGCATCACCCTCACAAGCTGCTGCCTCATTATTGTGGGCATCTGCTCAGCCGCATCGTCCACCTCAGGCGCCCAATGGGCTCAAGTCTCATTTGTCTTGGTCTGGAAGCTCGCCTACTCCATGACGGTCGGCCCCATCTGCTACGCCATCATCTCCGAGACATCCGCGGTGCGCTTGCGACCCCAGACTGTGGTGATTGCAAGGAACACATACGCCATGGCCCAGATTGTGGCCAACGTTCTCAATCCTTACATGCTCAACCCCATCGAGTGGAACTGGAAGGGCAAGGCGGGTTTCTTTTGGGCGGGAACTTCAGCCATTACTGCCATCTGGTCATACTTTCGGCTTCCTGAGACAAAGGGTCGAACGTACGAGGAACTTGATATTCTGTTTGAAAAACGGGTCAATGCGAGGAAGTTCAAGGAGACATCTGTGGACGCGTATGGTCTGGAGCATTAA
- a CDS encoding Protein kinase domain-containing protein, with the protein MGEEMRLRQFGLVPESIWGDQNETVVYAQVLKLNPAIFRFYRNPQHSPKSLANRVVSCYHDINIQDDTWSFRDRAAIDPNFFAPGTVIDLSSDDNEGLIWCIYRSPLFDEYLGLLRHIQRSDLVPPDNSARTIDLAQIYLLQSMGGRGCNKRAHVRGMGHSISFFFKGIDFATYLKLHDDDDEAIRAVVETWRRSSELVAGMPPHPYVQQPPKILVSIHDSKGEEVLMGHLSTFCDRGDLALVIEKANSGMAHISLREKAGWCYEMSQVVAHTHRILHTFHMDISPGNFLIGPGRGLILIDWEQGSATVTTLAPEADGTWDVNEEATDEGTRLIYTKYTGPPRRNMPKGSGPATFHAWDMFPEWQANFPRATELAEVFSLGRTMWMLLTQTVSGFDEVKHPNDVRVTWDGENNIPSRWIGMVERCMEKDPNERPDVEDLVKFWTDEKSLLDKKP; encoded by the exons atgggGGAGGAAATGCGTCTTAGACAGTTTGGTCTCGTGCCAGAGAGCATCTGGGGCGATCAAAACGAAACTGTTGTCTACGCCCAAgtcctcaagctcaacccTGCCATTTTCCGCTTCTACAGGAATCCCCAACACTCGCCGAAATCACTGGCAAACCGCGTTGTCAGCTGCTACCACGATATAAACATTCAAGACGACACTTGGAGCTTTCGAGATCGAGCCGCTAT AGACCCCAACTTCTTTGCGCCCGGCACCGTCATCGATCTCTCTTCCGATGATAACGAAGGACTTATTTGGTGTATTTATCGGTCGCCTCTCTTCGATGAATACCTTGGCCTCCTTAGACATATCCAGCGAAGCGATCTGGTACCCCCTGACAACTCTGCTCGTACCATCGACCTCGCTCAGATCTATTTACTCCAGTCCATGGGCGGCAGGGGATGCAACAAGCGAGCCCACGTCCGAGGCATGGGGCACTCaatctctttctttttcaaGGGCATTGACTTCGCGACTTATTTGAAACTacatgatgacgacgacgaggctaTTCGTGCCGTGGTGGAAACCTGGCGGCGATCAAGCGAACTGGTTGCTGGTATGCCTCCGCATCCCTACGTCCAACAACCCCCCAAGATCCTGGTCTCAATTCACGACTCGAAGGGTGAAGAAGTGCTCATGGGTCACTTGTCAACCTTCTGCGATCGAGGCGACCTGGCTTTAGTAATCGAAAAAGCGAATTCAGGCATGGCACATATTTCGCTACGAGAGAAAGCTGGATGGTGCTATGAAATGTCTCAAGTGGTCGCACACACGCACCGCATCCTGCATACCTTCCACATGGACATCAGCCCTGGAAACTTTCTTATTGGTCCAGGAAGAGGCTTGATCCTCATTGATTGGGAGCAAGGCAGTGCGACCGTGACCACACTTGCCCCGGAGGCGGACGGAACTTGGGATGTCAATGAGGAGGCTACGGATGAAGGCACTCGACTGATCTACACCAAGTATACTGGCCCACCGCGTCGCAACATGCCTAAAGGGAGCGGACCAGCGACTTTCCATGCGTGGGATATGTTTCCGGAATGGCAAGCCAACTTTCCCAGAGCTACAGAGCTCGCTGAAGTGTTTTCTCTGGGAAGAACCATGTGGATGCTCTTGACGCAGACTGTCAGCGGGTTTGACGAGGTCAAGCACCCCAATGATGTTCGAGTAACTTGGGATGGCGAGAACAACATACCTTCTCGCTGGATCGGCATGGTCGAGCGATGCATGGAAAAGGATCCGAACGAACGCCCTGACGTGGAGGATCTTGTGAAGTTCTGGACGGATGAGAAATCGCTCCTGGATAAGAAACCCTAG
- a CDS encoding MFS domain-containing protein — MLFHKIKSDPGLAPDGGARAWLQVVAGCLINALTWGYSASFGVYQLYYTTEFDFPPSQVSWVGSIQVFLTFFVGVLSGRSADAGLAQQTVLLGCFMGVLGTFMTSLATTYWQIFLAQGLCTGLGMGLMYMPTVAVISSYFQKKRALALTTSASGSGVGSIVFPLVVQNLQTKIGFAWAVRVQAFIALFFSIIIITLLKPRLPPRKSGPLMELRAFLEPSYSFFTIGMFFIFWPLYFAFFYVNTYATSKIGVSGVTAANLLVIINAVGIPSRPLLGFLSDRWFGPLPTLVASSTFLGCMLFVWISVKSLGGMYAWVVIYGIATGGTQGIFVGALASLTKDPSKMGTRFGMVFSVLGFCTLAGPPTAGGMIENMNGSFLGAQIWAGVVTITGTLFIVAALCADKRANAKDSPREGDGESGSSTP, encoded by the exons ATGTTATTCCACAAGATAAAATCTGATCCAGGCCTTGCTCCTGATGGCGGAGCTCGAGCCTGGCTCCAGGTCGTTGCCGGGTGtctcatcaacgccctcaCTTGGGGATATTCGGCGTCCTTCGGAGTCTACCAGCTTTATTACACGACAGAATTCGACTTTCCACCATCTCAAGTCTCATGGGTCGGTTCGATACAAGTCTTTTTAACATTCTTCGTGGGAGTGCTCTCTGGCAGGTCGGCCGACGCTGGGTTGGCTCAGCAGACCGTCTTGCTGGGCTGCTTCATGGGAGTTCTCGGGACATTTATGACGAGTCTTGCAACGACTTATTGGCAAATCTTCCTTGCTCAAGGGTTATGCACGGGTTTGGGCATGGGTCTGATGTATATGCCCACGGTTGCTGTCATCAGCTCCTACTTTCAGAAGAAACGGGCCTTGGCTTTAACCACCTCGGCTTCCGGAAGCGGGGTTGGAAGCATCGTGTTTCCTTTGGTGGTGCAGAACTTGCAGACCAAGATTG GGTTTGCATGGGCCGTTCGTGTCCAGGCCTTCatcgccctcttcttctccattaTCATCATAACTCTACTCAAACCCCGTCTCCCTCCACGAAAATCCGGCCCCCTAATGGAGTTACGTGCATTCTTGGAGCCATCATACTCTTTCTTCACAATCGGCatgttcttcatcttctggcCTCTTTACTTTGCCTTCTTCTACGTCAACACGTACGCAACTTCCAAGATCGGGGTGTCCGGTGTCACAGCCGCTAACCTGCTGGTGATCATCAATGCTGTCGGAATACCCTCACGCCCTCTGCTGGGTTTCTTATCAGACAGGTGGTTTGGCCCGCTTCCGACACTCGTCGCGTCAAGCACATTCTTAGGATGCATGCTCTTTGTCTGGATCTCGGTCAAATCACTTGGTGGAATGTACGCTTGGGTTGTGATATACGGAATAGCGACGGGAGGCACACAGGGGATTTTTGTTGGGGCTTTGGCATCGCTAACCAAGGATCCGTCAAAGATGGGAACGAGATTCGGCATGGTGTTTTCGGTGCTTGGCTTTTGCACGCTGGCAGGACCGCCCACCGCAGGCGGAATGATTGAGAACATGAATGGAAGCTTTTTGGGAGCGCAGATTTGGGCTGGGGTGGTGACTATTACTGGTACTCTCTTTATTGTTGCAGCGCTGTGCGCAGATAAGAGGGCAAACGCCAAAGACTCCCcaagagaaggagacggcGAGAGCGGTTCCAGTACGCCATGA
- a CDS encoding Bul1-C domain-containing protein, whose amino-acid sequence MSPHALAKPRGRSWVPSLVKTESPIEISLNRHFESKVYTSGSSVTGTVTITSPTDLSFESLEVVFTGSTSTLVQMLQREAPRATHTFLELKMPIPEDSLPESGVLLAGLPYTIPFSFVIPYQLPSASCRNRNPVIRDRHLQPPPTIGSWEHDDLSIHSVTIDYAVKAKITLKDKLDKKGKPETIQARHPVKVMPFFPEQPPLDIHPANPNYQLSQERLVRKDLLSAKIGHLRVTAVQPDPVVLSADKLQPSEGSVAVELEFWPASSKATPPEVYAKAASLQASTHYSTGHINFLPDQHKHPVGMPNPILTYFIDDAIVLDKQEKLEWEQHPSSGENSRRGSEYSNNSQESAGASSSRSRRSSRSDDIIKTASIKHKATLKAPFELPGPDKKVLLPTFFSCLVSRTYTIRIILTTGPHGSSLALTLPLQIAVEGCNSPQLDGIPHYTQIDGEQDVGDYILPPYEVDL is encoded by the exons ATGTCGCCTCACGCTCTCGCCAAGCCTCGGGGGCGGAGCTGGGTGCCCTCTCTGGTGAAGACGGAGTCTCCCATCGAAATCAGCCTCAATCGACACTTTGAGTCCAAGGTCTACACGTCCGGTTCATCTGTCACTGGAACTGTGACCATCACTTCCCCAACGGATCTATCCTTTGAGTCCCTCGAGGTTGTGTTCACCGGCTCTACTTCGACTCTGGTCCAGATGCTTCAGCGGGAGGCACCTCGCGCTACACACACCTTCTTGGAGCTCAAGATGCCAATTCCTGAGGACTCTCTTCCTGAATCTGGAGTTCTGCTGGCTGGATTGCCTTACACAATCCCATTCTCCTTTGTGATCCCTTATCAACTTCCTAGCGCCTCTTGCAGAAATAGGAACCCGGTGATCAGGGATCGGCATCTCCAACCGCCCCCCACAATCGGATCTTGGGAGCACGACGACCTCTCCATACATTCTGTCACAATCGACTACGCCGTGAAAGCGAAAATCACCTTGAAGGATAAACTCGACAAGAAAGGCAAGCCGGAAACGATCCAGGCCCGTCATCCCGTCAAGGTCATGCCCTTCTTCCCCGAACAACCGCCTCTTGACATTCACCCCGCAAACCCCAATTACCAGCTATCGCAGGAGAGGTTAGTGCGGAAAGACTTGCTCTCGGCCAAGATTGGTCACCTGAGAGTCACAGCTGTGCAACCAGATCCTGTTGTACTCTCTGCCGATAAGCTTCAACCATCGGAAGGCTCCGTCGCTGTTGAGCTCGAGTTCTGGCCAGCATCGTCAAAAGCGACACCGCCCGAAGTCTACGCTAAAGCCGCTTCCCTCCAGGCGTCGACGCATTATTCCACAGGACACATCAACTTCCTGCCGGACCAGCACAAGCACCCTGTGGGAATGCCCAATCCGATCTTGACCTACTTCATCGACGATGCGATCGTGCTCGACAAACAGGAGAAGTTGGAATGGGAACAGCATCCATCGTCGGGAGAGAATTCCCGAAGAGGCTCCGAATACTCCAACAACAGCCAGGAATCAGCCGGGGCATCAAGCAGTCGATCAAGACGGAGTTCCCGAagcgacgacatcatcaagacgGCGTCTATCAAGCATAAAGCAACGCTCAAGGCCCCATTTGAGCTCCCTGGTCCTGACAAGAAGGTCCTTCTTCCGACCTTCTTTTCATGTCTTGTGTCTCGAACCTACACAATCCGCATCATTTTGACTACTGGGCCTCATGGGTCAAGCCTTGCCCTGACCCTCCCTCTTCAAATCGCAGTTGAGGGCTGCAATTCACCACAGTTGGATGGAATTCCTCATTAT ACACAAATCGATGGCGAGCAGGATGTTGGTGACTATATTCTCCCGCCATATGAAGTCGACCTGTAG
- a CDS encoding C3H1-type domain-containing protein has translation MLPDETIDKAAEKLAAYRSNDVLSEILDQYQVLIDNYRRLKSDYEEEREGRERYKQLARGQERNPFALVVIDGDGYIFDDHFVGSGEEGGSRAAKQLIDSVKSSLRRKGLESCEVMVRVYANLVGLSKSLCKNGLCGAEKRSLASFVAGFNRSYGLADFIDAGELKENADFKLKAILRLYADNAQCKHIYFAACHDVGYVSDLTPFRGNQDRFTLIRTPSLLFHKEFEKLGMNIEDLHGVFRQNPLMYAAPSQSKLNNSSTKLNLASTNLPNGGSASNDAVCQFYNLGKCRYGNSCRLAHIDTKTSSRTSQNSTPSPSIGNGPKPDRNLNSDWRRGSSNSLYKVNIESLPRKEDIPEGFVAVNHVDERLDAFLPTPSGDSIKKLKALSAERRFCNNKQLFDACDNDACEYDHTPIAEELKPALECLARSVPCSRRGGCRKANCVYGHVCQKADCRHRGGKGYCRFPSRTCLGEYSVTNYVEANDSPMMSPSMDSEDARNAENGGTNLWE, from the coding sequence ATGCTTCCTGATGAGACAATCGACAAGGCGGCTGAGAAGCTTGCCGCGTATCGGAGCAACGATGTACTCTCCGAGATCCTGGACCAGTACCAGGTCCTTATTGACAACTACCGCCGTCTGAAGAGCGATTACGAAGAGGAACGAGAAGGGAGGGAGCGATACAAACAGCTCGCTCGTGGCCAGGAGCGCAATCCCTTTGCCCTCGTCGTCATTGACGGAGACGGCTATATCTTTGACGACCACTTTGTCGGCTcgggagaggagggaggtAGCAGAGCCGCCAAACAACTTATCGACAGCGTCAAAAGTAGTCTCCGCCGCAAGGGACTCGAGAGCTGCGAGGTCATGGTGCGCGTCTACGCTAATCTCGTGGGCTTGTCCAAATCTCTCTGTAAGAACGGGCTTTGCGGCGCCGAAAAGCGTTCCCTCGCGTCATTTGTCGCAGGCTTCAACAGATCTTATGGCCTGGCCGACTTTATCGACGCCGGTGAACTAAAAGAAAATGCCGacttcaagctcaaggccatcctcCGCCTCTACGCCGACAATGCCCAGTGCAAGCACATCTACTTTGCCGCCTGCCACGACGTGGGCTATGTCTCCGACCTTACTCCCTTTAGGGGTAACCAAGATAGGTTTACCCTGATCCGCACCCCGAGCTTGCTCTTCCACAAGGAGTTTGAGAAGCTCGGTATGAACATTGAAGATCTCCACGGCGTCTTCCGCCAGAATCCCCTCATGTACGCTGCTCCATCTCAGAGCAAGCTCAACAACTCATCCACCAAACTCAACCTGGCATCTACGAACCTGCCTAACGGGGGTTCCGCCAGCAACGATGCCGTCTGTCAGTTTTACAACCTCGGCAAATGCAGATATGGAAATAGCTGCCGGCTCGCCCATATCGACACCAAAACTTCGTCTCGTACGAGCCAGAACAGCACCCCGTCCCCTTCTATCGGTAATGGCCCAAAGCCGGATAGAAACCTCAACAGTGACTGGCGCCGTGGCTCTAGCAACTCCCTCTACAAGGTCAATATTGAATCACTGCCTAGGAAGGAGGATATCCCAGAAGGCTTTGTCGCTGTCAACCATGTCGATGAACGTCTCGACGCCTTCTTGCCCACGCCTTCCGGCGACTCTATCAAAAAGCTCAAGGCGTTATCTGCCGAGAGGAGATTCTGCAACAATAAGCAGCTGTTTGACGCCTGCGATAATGACGCCTGCGAGTACGACCACACCCCAATcgccgaggagctcaagccgGCCCTCGAGTGCCTCGCGCGCTCAGTCCCGTGCTCTAGACGAGGCGGGTGCCGAAAGGCTAACTGCGTATACGGGCACGTCTGCCAAAAGGCTGATTGTCGTCACCGAGGTGGCAAAGGCTACTGTCGATTCCCCAGCAGAACATGTTTGGGAGAATACTCTGTCACCAACTACGTCGAAGCCAACGACTCCCCTATGATGTCGCCCTCCATGGATTCGGAGGACGCGCGAAACGCCGAAAACGGTGGCACGAACCTGTGGGAATAG